In the Dermochelys coriacea isolate rDerCor1 chromosome 23, rDerCor1.pri.v4, whole genome shotgun sequence genome, CGGTGGGAGAGGTCCAGCTCCTGCAAAAGCCTTTCCTGGTCCCCACCCGTTCTGTCTGCACAAGCGGGGGAaatgggggagctgggagccaggactcctgggttctatccccggctctgggaagggagtggggtgtagtggttagaaaaggggggctgggagacaggatgcctaggttctattccaggcactggaaggggagggtggggctagtggttagagatgGGGGGGGCGGGAACTCTgtcacctgggttctatcccggttctgccactgactctgtgtGATGGAGGGTAAGTTTCTCCCCCTGCCATGGCTGTACCACCCTATCTCTGACAGCTGGGCCTAGCCCCACACCCGTTACCTTGACGACCTCCTGTCCCAGGACCCCTCCAAGCACTGCGCAGACAGGAGCCATTTCAGAGAAGCAATAGCTAGAAGGAACAAACACGCCAGGTCAGCGCCCGACTGGCTCAGCACCCCAAGTCCCAGCGCCAATGTGGCGCCGGCTGCCCCCTGCTCGGGGCATGACCAGACCAGCCACCCAGACTTCCCACCCTGGTGAACGAGAGAGAAGCGACTGACAGCCCGGCCCGAGGGTCCCTGGCCCAGGCATGGAGCCCAGTGGAAGGGATGAGACGGGTGACCCTTGCCAGGCAGGCCTGGCAGGAAAACTCCCGGGCAGGGGGAACACCGGGATCTGCAAAGAGCGTGACTGTTAGATCCATCAGTGAAcacccctgggctggggcagagaaccAGAGCGAGGACTGAGCTAAGGGTGAAGcgttttggggtgtgggggcacagggctcctcaggggaagggctgggtacATCAACTGGCCTGACCCCCGAGATGATCTGGGAGGGGCCCTGAGAGACCGAAAAGGTGGGCAGGGGTGCAGCGAGACAGGACAACTGGacaggggcaggagccagggccaGAAGGGAAGGGGGTAGCGGGCCCAAGATACACCCCAGTGCGACAAGGCCCCGGTGGGTCCAGGGCCTTCGAGGGGTGAGCACTGAGCAGCCGTCACTGCTGGGAGCTCATTAGCCACACGGGTGTCTTGTCCCAGCCCCTCGCATGCTGCATGCGACCCTTCTAAAAATAGGGCCAGAAATATCTGCCGTGTGCCCGGGCGCATTCCCGCCATTCCTGTTAGCGCACAGCGgcctgcagctccctgggcagCGTGTGGCAACATGCAGGCGGGGTGGGATTTTCAGGCTGAAATGAATCCGGGGGCGCAGGGAGGGTCCTTCCAGCCCACACACGAAGCGATGGcagggtcagggggtggggagtcaTGCACCCCCCCCCACGGAGCAGCTCCCATCCTGCAGCACCCCTCCCCCTTCATCGGGGGGAAGGGGAACCTGCAGCATCTGCCCTGGCTCCCACATCCCTGCTGGTCCAGCCCATCACTGCCTCTGCCCGGCCCAGGTACCCGCGTCTctcccatgtgctcagggttgaCTAGGGCCATCTCTGACCCAGGTCCAAAGCTTCAGCTGGGCCTTCTCAGCCCAGGGCATCACTGCCCCAGGGCCCCTCCACCCAATGGGGCAGTTCCCTGGGTCAGGGCAGCTGGGACTGCGTCCAGCCCGTCTGCACGTTTAGCACCAGGACTCGCTGGATACAGTGAGCCAGGGTctccctggagctgcagggactGGATCTCATGCAGcctgggagagcagggaggagcCAGGCCTTCCCAGCAGCCCATCCATGTCGGTTAGGATGCACCGGCCCACACAGCCGAGCAGGGCAGAACACGCCGCGCACGAGACGACCCGGGCGAGGGAGCGGAGCCCAACCAGGCatggccaggaggctctgtgctCACCCACGGGGCGGCGCAGTCAGACGGCTCAGGTCACTGGTGATGCAGAACCGTGGCTGCCCAGCGGGGATCAGAGCCAGATTAATGATCCTGCAATGCGCTccttgctgtggggctggctcagCGCTGCAGGCAGCGGCATGGCCCCACGCtgggccccaggcagtggggcctgGACCCTGGGAGGGGCCTGTCTGGAGCAGGCATCCCCCTCACAGCGCAGGGAGGAGCTGTGCCTCACGAGGTGGGAGAGGAGGCTCTGAACCCCAGCACAGCTGGTACAGGAAAGGCAGTTCCACCCCCCAGAAATCCCTGCACCCACAGGAGAGAGAGACCAAGACACCCTATGGAGCCAGGGGGCTATTCACAAGCCACAGACACAGGCCCTAGGTGATTCACAAAGTCAAGTTTTCAGTCTAGTACCTGTGGGCACATGCAAGTTCCAGTGCCCCATGACGGGCAGCCCCCAAGGGACGTAGCTGGGAcacatgggggtgtgtgtgtctggcagACGGGCCCATTGGACGGGCACTTCCTTTGGGACCCGCTTTGCTCCTGTTTACACGTGGGCAGTGAGGAGCACCCAGTGCGGACAATGGTACCTGGCCAAGGGAAGGTACTCTCCCATGAGGATGCGACTGAACCGCATGCTTGGCACCAGGCCTAGAGTCCCGATCCCAGCCCCAACACCGGACTGCAGCCAAACCAGCGCACCTGATGAAGTCATCGGGCAGCAGGTCTGCACCAACACCTAGGGAGTCCAGCACTTCATTTCggatctgcagcagcagctccgagTCTTCGGCATAGCTCTCCGGCAATGGGTCCCTCCCTTTATCCGTCCGGAATTTCAGCAGCactgagggggaggaagagggggaggtCAAACTCGATCCCTGGGGGCGAGCTAGTTACCCTCTCCGATAACCAACGAGATTCCTCACTGGGCTTCTGCCTGGGGAGACCTTTACTGTGCCGGGGGCCAAGAAAAGTGCTAATGGGAGAATCCAGAGAACACTGCTCCACTTGCAGGAAAATTCGTTGGTACAGATCCTGTGTGCACTCAAGCGCATTGGCACAGCCACCCCGTGCCTGGATCAGAGATACACATGCACACGGTTCATGCCAGGTGGAGGTAGCCTGGaccagtggacagagcactggcctggggttCAGGAGGACTAGGATCTATTCCCAGGACACCTTCCTCATCAGACCTGTTTGGATGGCAAGAGAGGATTGTCTGCCTGTGTCATGCTGGGCACACGGTGCTGATCTCGGTTGGCACGGAGCACTGCCAATGAACCGACAGCAAAGAATAACTCAGGGGAGACATGGCGAGAGGCCATGCCTAGTGACCCAAGCACATCGCTGGATGCCCtgtctgtaaaacagggacaCGCTCACTCTCAGGCCAGTGCTGGGGTCCCCCAAGCTACGCAGAGTGCTTTGGTGAGGCAGCGCTGCCAGCTAGACGGGTTCTGATTGAGCTGGGCAAAGCTGTGGCTCCAACACTGCCCTGGAACAAAACCCTTCAGCAGCCGAGCTCCCTGCCCAACCCCTCCTAGCACATCAGTGCCGGAGCGCGACGATCACTGCCAGCGCCAGGTCTGAAGGCTggttctctccccacccagaccCTGGCCTGGCTTGTTGCTGTTCCATCCACCCCACAGGCCAAAGTCCTTAGGTCTGCTCGATTATTTTGAGCTGTTGGCTCATCAGGCGATAGAGCCGAAGGGTCAGTCTAGGCCCCGCCATCCATCTTCCCGGAGCCAGGGGAGCGACTCCCAACCCAGCACAGATCACATCAGCAGATCCAGGAAGGGCAGAGAGtgcaggcagcagctgagcctggtgTTTATctgggctgcctgcctgccatctGTGCAGTCTGCCCGGGCGCTAACGAGGGGGCAGGCTGGCACCGGGCAGCTACCTCCCCTGCCACATCTGACAGGAtcctgggggctgctgggaaagcaGCCAAGAGGCCCAGTGTGTCTGCAATGACTTATGGTAAAGCAAACAGGAGCAGCGATTTTAACTCATCTTTTGGGAGCGTCAGCACTTTGCAGCCCACTACAGGCCAGCAGAGAAGGAAACCCCGACAGCGAGCCAGCTCCCGGCCACCACTCACCCCTCATGAGGGGCCAGCGTCCCGGCATAACCGGGAACAGGGACCCCACCCACCAACCCCTCACGAGGAGCCAGCACCCTGGCAGAGCCGGGAACAGGGACCTCGGCCACCACTAACCCCTCACTGGGAGCCAGAGTctcggcagagctgggaacagggaCCTCGGCTACCACTAACCATCACTGGGAGCCAGTGCCCTGGCAGAGGCGAGAACAGGGACCCTGGCCACCAACCCCTCACGAGGAGCCAGTGCCCTGGCAGAGCCGGGAACAGCTCCAGCGACTGCTGAATACCTAGGCCAATATAGAGGCACTAACGTGTACCAGGCAGTGTGACCTACTGGGGAGAGTGATGGGACTGGAGCTAAGGGATCCAGGAGTCCATTCTACTGCCCCTCTCAGTGCCTCAATCCCTCCCATGTGTTTCACCCTTGTGGGTTCAGatcaagctctctggggcagggacttttgcTCACACTCTGCCTGTCAGGCCCTGGCCCCATGGCGCCCCGCTCTCAGTCCGGGCCCAGGTGCTACCAGAACAAAGGAATACGAATACGGCATTCATTTCAAACGCCTACCCCTGCCTGCGAGCCCCAGGACAATTTGCCAATTGACAGCCACGTTCTCCTATTGTTTAAGGTGTTTTGCCTCCCCTGGCTGGGGACTGAACACGGGCGAGCAGCGCCAGTCAGATGCCGCGTGCTGCCCGACAGCCAGTGTGAAAACAGTCTCCTGCGATGGTCAGGGTCAAGTCCCCTCCCAGACGCAGGGGCAGCCAGAGCCGATCACCCAGCGTTGGgcgagcaggcaggcaggcagcgcTGGCTCTTCGGCCACAGAGCAGCTCTGGAGGGAAGAGGCCAGAGTGGGGAACAGCACAAGGCTTGGAGCCCCGCGACTCCAACACCTTCTCCCCCAGAGCCTGACTCAGCAGGAGGAACCCTAGCCAGgcagctgggaggggatggggtgccTGGATACCTCTGAGGCAGGCGGGTCCTATGCCTGCAGTGAGCCCCAGTGAGCATTAACCCCGTCTTTACCCTCTGGACCCCCTGCTGTGCGGGGAAGCGAGCGCTGCCAGGCGtgggcaggagctcacagccccggcTCTGGGGCAGAAGTGGTGTAGGCTATTAATCTGGGAGCCAGCGCTGGCTCACGTCACTGGAAAACCCCGCTTGGGGCTGTGGCTTCACCGAGATTGCAGCCCGTGTGGGCACTGGCGCCTGAGCGCGGTGCGCTGGAGGGAGAGGGCAGCGGGCAAACCACACGCTGGGGCCGGGCCGGTCCCTCCTAGCTGGCAGGGTGCTTCCGCTCTGGGGAGCGCGGCTGTTTCCACACTCGCCCGGGTATTTTTAGCTCACTGCTGTTATGGTAAACTTGCATTAACCTCAAAGCCAACAAATCAAAGCCAGCTCCTGCCACAGGAAGTGCCGCGTGCTTGTTTGGCTGAGCGGGGCCTGGCGCTTCCTCGGCAGACTCTGGCACTGACAGCTCACTGGCCGGGCCTGCACTGGGCAGAGACGAgcagactcccctcccccccgcgggGCAGATCCCACTCCCAGCTGAGTGCAGAGGCCTGAGCAAGCCAGGAGCAGCTCTCCGTGGGAACAGCCGTCTCCCCAGGAGGAGAGCACAGCATTCAGAGAGCCAGGCACAGTGCGTGTGGCAGAATAAAGCCTCCAAGCCTAGCCCCACTACGCAGCCCGTGGGAGCTGGGCCTGTGGCCTCCTCACAGCaaggatgggaaaactgagtcacagagtggggaagcagcctgctccccaactccacccctcctTGGGAGGGTGCGAGCACAAGGCTTCCCAGGCATCCCTTACCCTGGAGCAGGAAGTAGTCCGGGGTGGTGCGCTTCAGGGCTGCCTTCGCCTTCTCACTGCTCCAGTCGACTGCCAGCGCCTCCTTCAGCTGGCAGAAAACCACCCGCTGCAATGGGAAAGCCAGTGTGAGAGGGGCTGGGCGGGCTCCCGCCTACGGAAAGCGGAACGAGCAGGGAACGAACACTGGGCTCAGTGACCAGACTGCAGGCCGGCCCAGCGACGCCAGCCCTGGGCTCAGTGACAGGGCTGCAGGCCAGCCCGGCAAGACTAGCCGCAGGCTCCGTGACGCCGGCACTCGGCTCAGTGTGAGGTGGCCAGGGACCAACACAAGATCAGGCTGTGGAGGCAGAAGTGAGCTAGCCACCCAGCGGACGGAGCAGAGTGCCTGGTCCAAAGCCTGCTGTAGGGGCAAGAGACGGGGGAAGAGTTATGAAGGGGTTAAGTGGGTAAAGTCTGCAGGGGCTTCTGCCGATCACCATCACTCCCTGATTCCCAAACTCTGCACGCTCGTCCGGAATTCACCTGGGGCGGGGTATTCTAAGAGCCCCTCTCAGGGGCACTCTCTTGCCCTGGTTCCAGAGAGCAGGAACACAGCCGGAAGGGAATCTGGCTAGAGACTTCTTGGGGTCTCAGAAATTCAAACATTTAATTCCTGCCAGCCGCAGAGCGCAATCTGCCCCAGCCAGAACAGCTCGCCGGTCTCATGCATGCGCACATGTGACGCAGACAGCAGCCCTGCAAGGGAAGCGGTCCAGAGGAGCGCCGGGGGCTACATGCAGCGCTGAGCACCGCAGGAACCATCACCGCTACCCACAGCTGGATTGAATACACGGCCTAGCCTGGAGGAGAGATGCTGTCAAGGAATTAGCTCTGACCCTGGGAACGCAATGAGTCACTTGCAGGGGAGCCTCCCGGGCAGTCTCTCTCTGCGGCTCTCAATCTTCAGCACAATGCTGCAATGTACCACCCCCGCCCAGTAGCCCACAGAGCTCAGGGACTGGGAAGTATGTAGAGTTGGGACAAGGGGGAGGTTTCAATCTGAGACTTGGGAGTAGAGTGTTAATAACCGTCTGTGCTCAGAGCGCTTTGCAGAGGGCTCTCCTGCTAGAATCACTGGACAAACTCCCTGTCCTCAGGGTTTGGCCAGTGCTAAGGGCTCCGGAAAATCCCACCCACTGCGCTCAGCTCCCAGGATGCAGAGTATAAACGGGGAGCAGAGACCCAGGGCTCAGGCCACTAGTGTCCCAGAGAGCATCTGCCTCAGGCGGTCGGATTAATTGTCAGGAGAACAGCTCCTGCATCCCACCCAGAACATCTGGCTGACCTAGAAAGGATCTTCCAGACAGAAGCCCAATCTTGATGTACGGGCTCAAAGGGCCACCATGCCCCCTGGACACTGGTTCCAACACttgattccccccctccctgctttTGCCTAACTGCAGGAGAACACATGTACAAGCTGCCTTGAGCCTCCCTGTGCAGCACGTCTGGTTATACAAAGGAAATGTGATGCCAAGAAGCTCCCGTTTCTCTGGCACCCCAGCGGCAGAGCGCGGCACTGCAGATTGCCAccctcccaggccctggctgcatTCAGActtgcagcaggggagagaaacgGGCGGTGGAGTGACTGCGAGGTGACCCCATCTCTTCTCCACCGGAGGGCACATGACCCTCAAAGCAACACCAGCCAGGTCACAAGAAATGCTGAGGACAGACGAGCTGCCATACAAGAGCAGAGGCCTTGCCTCGACAAGCAGCGCTAAACACCGCTCACTGCGTTCTGTCACTTGGGAAAGCTGCCCCCGCAGTAACCCACCAGGCTGCTGCCAGTGCACCACGGCGCCACGGGCTCAGGAATTTGCAGCAAGGCCACGAGAGAAGGCACAGGAAAGCACTGTTTGCCCCCAGGCCTTTAGATCCATATTCCCCGGAGGGGACTTGTCCCAGGCATCGGAATGCTGGAAACTCTCTATAGGAATCCGCTGCATACTAAACCTGAGCTGACACGGATCGGAATCCCAGCCCCGATCGGGGGAGGAGGACAGCTGGCTAGCAGTGGCATCTGGGGAATACTCCCATATCTTCCGATCTGGCCCAGCTTGGGGCAAAGTGCACTAAACGCCCCCTGATTGACAAGCCGAGAGAAAGGACACAAAAGGCCATTAAGCGGCTCACATTCTCCTCATAGCCAGATAAAGCCGGGGGATTTCCACTTCCAGCTGCGAGACCCTAACAATGGCCAGGCCCAAGGCTTTTAAATGTGAAAGCCTCTGCCCTCTCCCATCTCCCTTCACCCCCAAGCCACCCTCCTGCTTACACAGGGGCTTAGCAATCAGCTGACAGCAGCAACGCGGCAGCTTCTGGCCCTGGCGTTTGGGTGGGGAGCTGAGGAGCTTGGCTACACACCTAAGGTGTACCAGTCTAGTTACAGCAGGGTACAGCGATACCAGAATAATGGTGCCTTCCACCTGCACAGCTGTTCCCAGACAGGAAGGGGAACGACCTATCACAGTACATGCTAGGGGCTGTTCCCATGCAAGCATATTGGTAAAAATCCCTCCCCATCCGAAGCGGGGGGGGGAGTAGATGGAGCCTAACTCATCCAACAAGCTAGTCACAGAAGGCTGAATCCAGAAGCTGAATTTTAGACAGAACCAGCTCAGGGACCCCGGCCATTCAACGTGCACAGCCGCTGACCCGGGCCAAGGCCAACGAGACTCATTTATTGTATACCAAGGCTAGCTTCTCAATAGCCCAGCCTGACAGAATGAACACGAACACACAGCTGGGAAATTCCACAGCAAGTTTCTGGTTCGGAGCCATTCAAGGAGATTCTCATGGGGATGAAAACTCTGCAGCCACCAGGGTAACGTGGCACCTTACACTTCCTTCACTCACTCAACACCTCCCAAGATCATCTGTACTGACATTACCCATGGCTTCCACCCTTGGCTCTGGCCAACTGGGGCTACCTGACGTTACCACGGGACAACTTTTAGGGCTCCATTCAGCACCCCCCAGAGGATCTAGGCTCTGGTTATAAAGAAAGGACCAGAGTTCTGAATGACAGCAGAGGCCTCAGGACAAAGATGTTCCTGCAAACAACAGGTCCATCATCCAAACCCCATTACAGACAACGCGCTGTCAAGCTGGGATAGGTAACCTGCCATCACAGCCCCTCAGTTCAAAGGGAGAGGAAGACACTTATGTTCTCATGACCTTGAGCTCACACAGTTAaatgaggcagggggtgcagaccCAGGCCACATGGCTCACCAGCAGACAGACTGAAGCAAAGCCAGGAACTCCATGATACCTTCCCAACACAGCATTCATCCCACCCATGGCTCACCATGCACACCCTGAAGCTGCTGTCTTAACGACTGCATCCCGTGTACCACAAGCCACCAGACAGACCCAGCACctctgctggggcgggggggggggaatctacgTAGACGTAGACTTGACGTTTCCCCGAAACGTGGGCGCTCTTTGGTTGCTGACGGGGCACTGTCACGCACCTTTTTCACCATGGTTGTCTCCGTTGAATCGAGTTTGACTTTTTTGGTGTCGggcccatcttccactccctggcTGGCTTTGGTGACCTTGGTCTTCTCtctgcagagagacagagagagatttaCTACCACAGTCCCTGGCTGAGGGAGGCCAGAATTGGATCCCATCATATTTCACATTCTCATGAGAAAGAGGGCAGGCCCAGCACCTCAGAGTCCTGGACACAGTACACTAGGTCTCAGCTGTAACAAAGGCCGAGCCTGTCGACAGGGGGCTTCCgcacacagctgtgtgctgaggGGAAGAAAGGCTGCTATGGGGCAAAACCCACCTGCCCTGAAGCAGACGATCTGTGCAAGAGACTCCACTGGCTCACAGAAGAGCCTCCATGCCTGAACTGTCTCACAAAACGTCATGGCCACAATTACGCCTATTTACAGCacatctccccccacaccccagcacaCAGACCGCCCCCTTTGGTAATTTAGACTCCCCCGCCTGTTAGGCCTTCACGGTGACTTCCCTAAAAAGGAACGATGGCCAGCAAGGGTAAGAGCCCAGCACGCGGAGCTGCCAGCTGCACACCGTGGCCTGTAGTTTCATGGGCTGCTCCATTTGGTACATACCAGGTGCTGCCTTAGGCTTTACCAACATGCTTGTGCTAGTACCACAGGGTGTCAGTGCATCCCCCGAACGTGGGGGTGTTCGGGGGATGGCCGCTCTCCTCCCGCAGCGCCAGACTTACTCCACAAACTCGTGCGCCCCCAGGTTGGCGAACATGTAGCCATAGTAGCCAAAGACATCCCCGGTGAAGAACCTGATGCCATGTTTGTGGCAGATCTGATCGACTTTCACGAGGATGCAGCGGGAGCAGCATGTCAGGCACACCTGGGAAGAGGCAGAAGCATTTCAGCCACTCTCCCCACACCGCagacaggagcagcagcaccTGCACACTTACAAACCTGCCCCCCCACCTTCCGAGACCAGGGTTAGATAAACAGGCCCTGGATGGGTCCCTGTTCCCGAGGAGGGTGTGACCACCCCCGCCCCTCCTGGGCAatggcaggggccttgggcaggGCAGCCCTCCACTCGCAGTGAGACAAAGAATGGTGCTTTACATGCAGCTACTATCAATTATCCCTCCTGGCAGCAGAATGCTACGTTGTGACGGCTGCTAATTCCAACAGGCTCCTCTCCAGGGAGAATAGGGAGTTTAGAGGTGGCGGAGCCCAGCTTGCTCCTGGCAACGAAGCTAAACACAGacacttttcatttaatttaaacgCAGGGCGTGTCCACACAGGGCAATGGACCAGCATGGCTACTCCGGAGTCACTCCCTGTGTGGAGACACAGCCcagagtacaggtttcagagtagcagccgtgttagtctgtattcgcaaaaagaaaaggagaacttgtggcaccttagagactaacaaatttattgaagcataagctttcgtgagctacagctcacttcatcagatgcattcggtggaaaatacagtggggagatagcGTCCGGCGTGTGCCATAATAGCCACTCCGGTCAAGTCTCCTGGATAAGTAAGGCCTTATTCTCTCCTCCCCATCTTCCAGCTTTGCAGACTAGAGACAAGCCAGAACAGAAGCAGATGCTGTTTACAAACAGATATTCAGCTTGCCAAACCAGATGCGTAGTGACAACCCTTCAGCAAAGCACCCACAGACCAACCCAGTCATTCTGTAGAAGCCAGGTGACacagatttaaagggacactctcCATTAGCTTATGCCCAAAAGTTAGGTTGGGCAGGAATGGATTTTTACTGTTTTCGGGTGTTTTTTTGGAAGGAAATAAtataaaatcaggaaaatggACTAAAGCAGCCCCAGTCATGATGCTTAACTGTGTGATTGTAACAGGTTTgcattttcaggatttttttttacctgaaaatTTTCCTGCAGTGCTGGAAACTCAATGACCCCACAAGATGCCAGCACAGGGGAGCCAGAAAATGAAGCAAACCCATCCAAAACAGAGTATATGCAAACAGGAGACAAATGGTATAAAGATCCTCCCCCATCCATGCCAACTCACAGCCGTGGCTATACACAAAGGTGCATCAGgttaattaaagataatgttttaaaccaatttagttaaacggGTGTGAATCCCTGCAGGGTTGTGCTTAAATCGGTTTAAACCTGGTCTGTTGGTTTAGCTTCTGTCTGGAAACGTACAGATGCAAACTAAACTGACATAACCAGCTTTAGAGCGAGTTAAAAGCATCTACACTGGGATTCATACTAGTTTAACTACATCTGTTCTTATACCAACTTCAATTAACCACCCAAGGACACCTCTGCTCAATGCCCCCCTTCCCACACGCATCCCACCTTCCACTTACAGCATCAAACTGAGTAAAGAAATTTTCGGCTTTGTTTTCGATATTCTCCGGGTCAACTTTCACATCTACCATCGGGTTGAGGTTCTGAGCCCGTTCCAAAGAGGCTTCGGCTCTGTTGCGGCCCAGCGAGCCCACAGGAATCAGGAACTGAGCTCTCGTGTCCTCCTGAGatacctggggcagggggaaacaaAACCAACCCATCTCTGAACAGTTGGCGAGTGGCAGGACCCCGAGAGGCAGTGACACCACGGGCCACTTATCACAAGTGGGAACAGAGGAGACATGGGCCAGCAAGGGGCCAGCTTCCCCACTAGCAGGGCGCAGTTCTTGTCACGCAGGAACTAAAACGCTCATCCAAAGCCACTAAGGAGAAAAGTGACAGTTAtgaggca is a window encoding:
- the SAE1 gene encoding SUMO-activating enzyme subunit 1 isoform X1, producing the protein MVEKEGGGGGGSGGISEEEAAQYDRQIRLWGLEAQRRLRASRVLLVGMKGLGAEVAKNLILAGIKGLTMLDHQQVSQEDTRAQFLIPVGSLGRNRAEASLERAQNLNPMVDVKVDPENIENKAENFFTQFDAVCLTCCSRCILVKVDQICHKHGIRFFTGDVFGYYGYMFANLGAHEFVEEKTKVTKASQGVEDGPDTKKVKLDSTETTMVKKRVVFCQLKEALAVDWSSEKAKAALKRTTPDYFLLQVLLKFRTDKGRDPLPESYAEDSELLLQIRNEVLDSLGVGADLLPDDFISYCFSEMAPVCAVLGGVLGQEVVKALSQRDPPHNNFFFFDGIKGNGVVECLGPH
- the SAE1 gene encoding SUMO-activating enzyme subunit 1 isoform X2 encodes the protein MVEKEGGGGGGSGGISEEEAAQYDRQIRLWGLEAQRRLRASRVLLVGMKGLGAEVAKNLILAGIKGLTMLDHQQVSQEDTRAQFLIPVGSLGRNRAEASLERAQNLNPMVDVKVDPENIENKAENFFTQFDAVCLTCCSRCILVKVDQICHKHGIRFFTGDVFGYYGYMFANLGAHEFVEEKTKVTKASQGVEDGPDTKKVKLDSTETTMVKKRVVFCQLKEALAVDWSSEKAKAALKRTTPDYFLLQVLLKFRTDKGRDPLPESYAEDSELLLQIRNEVLDSLGVGADLLPDDFIRPCPSGIHPTTTSSSSMASKGTGSSSAWVPTEPGVAGLPVRLPAAAVQPPVLLEPLQRPTSCSLALECRLHHLPLQLQLWGQHRHGPHGC